The following are from one region of the Chitinophagales bacterium genome:
- a CDS encoding short-chain dehydrogenase has product MKKPICTIVGMGPGVSYAVAKRFAREGFAIAMIARNAAKLDNYRQQMQAAGFEAYGFPADAADFTQLASAFRHLKSQLGNIEVLVYNVSIFREAAPTQLNPDVLVEDFKADAAGLLVAVQQVVDTMRSRKQGTILITGGGQALQPYYLLSSLAAGKAALRALSYCLHDELRSYGIRVATITINGQVSPGGRFDPDRISETYWELYTAGSESFKKEIIYQ; this is encoded by the coding sequence ATGAAAAAACCTATCTGTACCATAGTGGGCATGGGGCCGGGTGTCAGCTATGCAGTAGCCAAGCGTTTTGCACGGGAAGGCTTTGCCATCGCTATGATTGCCCGCAACGCTGCCAAACTGGATAACTACCGGCAACAAATGCAAGCAGCCGGTTTTGAAGCTTATGGTTTTCCTGCTGATGCCGCGGATTTTACCCAACTGGCCAGCGCTTTCAGACATTTAAAAAGCCAGCTTGGCAACATTGAAGTGTTGGTGTATAATGTTTCAATATTCCGCGAAGCTGCTCCTACACAGCTAAATCCCGATGTTCTGGTAGAAGATTTTAAAGCGGATGCGGCCGGCCTGCTGGTTGCAGTGCAGCAGGTAGTGGATACCATGCGCTCAAGAAAGCAGGGTACCATTTTGATAACCGGAGGGGGGCAGGCCCTGCAGCCTTATTATCTGCTTTCCTCTCTGGCTGCCGGCAAGGCAGCCCTGCGCGCCCTGAGCTACTGCCTCCATGACGAGCTGAGGTCTTACGGAATTAGAGTAGCCACCATCACCATCAACGGGCAGGTGAGCCCGGGCGGCCGTTTTGATCCTGATCGTATAAGTGAAACCTACTGGGAGTTGTATACT